The DNA window CAAACATAATAGACCAGTGTCACACAGAGTTTAAGGAATTTTGTCAGATAAGTACAACAGCCGCTTCTAATACATAAAAGATTTCAAACAGTTTAGAAGCTGTTGGAGCTGGCATTCGCGTTAGACATGGCACGGCGTAGCTCACTCAAGAAATCCATCTGAGAACCTGATGATGCTCCGGGATTAATTAACTGACCAAAACAAGAGAAGTTGTTTATCGTCATATAGTCAGTCTCATACATACTCGCAAGAGTAAGTTTAATTTGTATTGTGGTGTAATTACCTGGTGAGGAAGTCTAAATTGTGCCATGGGTGGACCAGTATTGCTAGAGTACATCACTGGTCTGTCTGTATTCAGAAGAGAAGGAACAAATTAAGCTCATctggaaattttattttttcttaaacaatTTTAGGTTGTATTACTATCCCAATGAGAAACAaatttgttttcctttgtttaaaaaaaatgtagttgTGTGAAATCATAGTTTCATTTGAATCACAAATGAAGTTTCAGCTTTCCAGTTATAAAATATGAGTACCTAAACAACCCAATATAACACCAGAAAATAGAATTAATCCAAACAACCCCGTATActtcatcattcaaatcaaataacccTTTATCCCATCATATCaattaaaaggatattttagtcataTAGCCCAAATAATCCAGTTTGTCATGAAACAagtttttttctaaaaacaaatcagtttatttacaaaaaaaaactttaatctactaatcaatatattttctttcatggGAATGAAATTTCTTTTCAAGTATACACACTTTCATTCAATTGACTGTTGAGAGCACTACATGAGACCTGAGAGGAAAATAAATGTGGATAACAAGCAACAAATGATGTATGTATAATAAGCCATAAACATAATGTTGACACAACCTCTATGAAGGACATTTATCTAGATATAACTTGCTCAAATTTGTGTAACCCTAGTTCTTGTAGATTACATATATAAGATGAAACATATAGTGCACAACAGACAACTATTTGCAAGGAACTAACTTGAACTCAATCTACCCATAGGATGAAAGACCCTTACAGTCTAAGAAAGTTTGAATCCGCATTTATCAGTGTCTTTAAACCTCTTCAAAGTAGTTGCACCATGTATATAGTAATACTATCACCTCTATTATAGGTTCTTTGGTCCACTAAAATTCTTATATGGGTTGCATTAGGGccttgtttgaggaaggttaAACTTATTCCATCAaacattcaaatcatcaatagAATACCCTTCATCATTCCCAGATTCAACTGTATCCATATTTTAACGAGTGTCATTACCCTTTGTCACTTTTTTTGATTTCGTGAACATACATGATATGACTTGTATATACTTTGTTGTATTTCTAACATAGTCGATGGACTTTGGCGTTGACTATGTTTTTGATGGAGAAACCAAAAtatcactattttattttttataatatttaagataCTAAATACAAaggataattaataatttaacccaaataattcactttttcatTTCTAAAGAATcctattattaaaacaaaaaaaaatatacatcagACAAGCTTTAGGTGTTTGTCATAATAGTATGTTGAGATGTATACATGACCCAACTCTATTAATCAGTATCATAAACACATGAAATGTGGAAAATAAACCTATATTGTGTATTGAACATTGTGTTATTGTGCAAGAACTGAAGGGACAAAAAGGGTTATTAACTTAACAATGGATATTATACAAGAGACTACACTTCTTAGTCTATGCAAAAACATGGAAAGTACTTTTACTAACCAGCCAAATCTACTGATGTGTCATTATATGAACTTATAGCAGCAACCCATCCTGCAAAGGAAGCAAGAGAGAAAATGTTCATTCCTTGGTTCATAATAAAATGGAATGATTTATACTACAACTACCAGAAAAATATGATGACAATTAAAACTGTAATCTGTCTTGAACGTGACAAGGATGGTTCACAGGTAGCTATGGAGGTTTGTCCCCTATCCTtgattcttttgtttttttggctGAAAGGGAGAAGATTCTAGAGACAAACAAAGAGTGATTTACAAAAAGAAACACAGATTGGAGGAATAATCTAGGAAGGAATATCTCCAAAAATCTGAGAATGCATAACCCATTTACAAAGATCATGagttaactttaaaaaattctGACAAATGTAAGAAATAGaagcattagtcaattatgaaAGAAGTGCAACAACAGGCTTTGCAAGAGATTTCCTCTGGTGCATCATGTAGAAAGGAGATTCTAAACTAGAAAACAGCCACATATACACTTTTGGAAATCAAATGCTAAACTGGAAAAGGGCCAAATCTATgcttttcaaaatcaaatgctAAACTATATCTACTTTTTGAATAAGGACAGACACCTAACCAAAGGATGTCAGAGTATCCTCTAATGAGATTTAAACCAAATGAtgggaaaaagaaaagaaaagaaaatgacatTCAAGTTAGTGCATACGTACTGTCATTTAAGAGCTGATAAGCTTCACTATTGCAACATCCAGATAAGGATATTAGCCGCGGGTAGGGAGTCTCATAGACAAGATTACTGCCACTTGCATCCCCATGATCCATAGTAGGAATATTCCTTGAGACACCAGCTTGACTCTTCTCCCCCTCATTTgcatgaaaattatttattcgaTCAAATCGTTCTGCACCATGAAACACCGTTGCAATATGTTGAGTCTATTTGGAAACTTTAATTTTGTCACAATCGCAATCCCATTGGCAATCACCAAAGTTGAAACTGAGTCgtttttcttattttggtataagatttttttttcttcagaaTCATGATTCAGATTATCTTCAAGATCATTATCCAAATTATAGGGTAATTTTGtagcttcatttggtataaaattatttcctacatcatgattcaaattatagtgtaaattttgtttcatttcgTGCACAGATATTTTTCATGATGCAAACTATTTTCTACAACAGATTACTTTTTATAGATCATTTAGGCAAGCATAACATTCGTTGATTTTTCCAAATTGTGATCAACATTAAAAAATGGTATACCAAAACAGCCTGTTATAGTAGTGAGTGAGTAGGAATTCATGAGTAATGAAACATTGAACATATAGATCCTACAACAGTCAGTAAATCAATATATGAGAAGAAAAGCAACTACCATAAAAACTAACAGATGACAAAATTAGGCAAATTCCCAAGAACATATTATGCAATTATATCCTTAGTTTATTATCTTATCCACAAACCATTTATTACAAAACTAATGTTACTTGTGTGAAGATAGGTTTTAATCACATTCAAACAAGTTTACGATAATGGTTTTCTCGTCAAGCAAATAAACTCCAGCCATAAACAAAAGCACATATCTGACATTATTGTGCAAAAAATTGGAGTTCCTGACCTTTTAGGTAAAcctaaaattttcaattttgtcATAAACATACAAAAAGGAAATCCACTTTTGCAGTCAAAGTAGCTAGTTGATGTAGTTCATCCAAACAATTTGATAAATTGATGCCCTAATTCGATTAACCCTAACAAAAAAgcataataatttatgtttactCACCAACTCCAGATTTCCTCCGACCAAGAGAACGATTCCTGCAAGCAAAAACAATCACATCATCACGGTAATCAGTCGCAAACAAAAGTCAAAATCTAGACCGAGAAGggataaagaaaagaaaaagaccTCTGATTGGGCGGCGCATAACGCTTAACTGAGGTTGTGTTGGCATTGGATGAAGTCTCTGTAGGGTTTTCCAGCATTTTAATCTCAACAAAACCAACAACAACGGAGCTTTTCGCCCTAATACACAGAGGCAGAATTCTTATTAAAGGTCACGGAAGGTAGCTTCCAAACCTTGGATCTTCACATCAGTTTTCCACCGTCCTCTCTGGagacagagagagagagaaaaagatcGAAAATTTGACAACAAATGGAAGATCAATTGATTAGGCACCCAAATTAACGTTCTTCaattgtaaattataatttacccCCACACTTGTTCCTGTTATGAATTTGGAACCCAAATTATTatctatttcttttattaaacaaaataaaatcaaaatacaaaaagaGCTGGATTGGATAATTCGTTACTCGTACGTacggtacggtataccttaacgTTTTATccattctttatattttatcaaaaatttcgATATACaaaccttgatttcggtataaaaaaatgcatacatttacattaccttgatttcggtataacttaatttcggtacggtatcgatattatacttttgatatctaaaaaatatattaactttaaaaaatcaatcttaTCGGTTACCGATAGATATTgcatgaataatattttagtataattatattttgatattattcaaaaattatttttataattaaaataatatcaaatttatataatttatttccttagaagtattatatatatatatatattttatatatattttaatttataaatattatttccttataatttatttcgatataccaaaattttaaaatttttatatttttaccgtactaataattttgatatcggTATCCTACCTTAtattttttcggtataccttaaaaattgatattttcgatatattgcggTACGGGATTTCGATATACTatataatatcggtaatttttctcACCCTATATATATAGACATAGAGCTGAAGATAAATTaggtttgaatgaaaaaatgtgataaatgttttgaacacatattttttttaatattaagataatattttaattacatatttaagaaaaaaaattgaagtgtgtatttttttttattaattttttatatatatagaaagaacaaaaccataaataaaataaatgtgactTTTCCATGAAAACCATGTGAAATTGAGTTAAAACATAAGTCAAcagcaaaatatttttttgtttgatatggagttatttgaatgattaatttgttatttaaaagaaaaaaaaaataaaacttatttgatataagaaatgagttatttaaatgattaattggttatttaaaaaagaaaaaataaactcGTTTGATATAAGagatgggttatttgaataaaatgattaaagtgtttttattatttaaaatttaattgaattgatGATCTAGTATAAGATTGAAGCTTTGTATAGgaaaaatgtttatattattaaacattatcATTGGAGttattttattgatagaaactttaacaatatatggcaactcatttaataaaaataattaaatttttagataaatttattaagttttttagtataaaaatgtgtaattaagtagtttataataaaaatttataacttttatgtAATTATGGATTATAATCTAactaaaagtaattttttaaatagaaattggggcagacaaaaaaaaatcaagtttttcTACATGGGAATGGAATAGCCCAATTCTCATGAcactgaatatatatatatatatttttaacattatagTAAGAACAAAGTTCTAGAGGTTACTCTTGTAAAACTTTACATTGACAACaccacatttattttataatttcacgTTAGTTCTAAGAACAACAAATTGATAAAATGAGTAATAGAGCACACAAACTGAagcatcaaattgaagatgaactTTTATAACAATGAAATATTGAGAAGAAAACAATTGACAAACCTAACTTGAAAAGATTCCATTATGATCAAATCTAAAAAGTCTCATCCCCatcaaaattttaagataaaaatgtgAAAGAAGAAACCCTAATCAAACCCGCATCTAAATTGTCCATCTAGAAATCCAGCAATTAGACATAACCCACTTGAGACGAGTATGCAATGAACCATAACGTGTGAATCCTTTTATTTCTAGAACTTCCTAATGAATGACTTCCTAAGGGGAGAACCGAAAATTAGTAATAGATCTTGACATTTCATAATAGATCTTGGCATTTCAAAGAATGGTAAAGATTCATCTTTCCAAAAAATATggttatctttaaaaaaaaagtgattatcTACTAAGGGATTTATCACTAGCATCCTTTAGATGTATGATAAAGATCATGAAACACATTTATGATCCCACCCCTTGAAAGCAGTCCTTCCAAAAGGAAACCTTAATTTCATTACCAATTGAGAAATAGAGGTTTTAAGGCCACAACTTAACAATGGGACCACATAGGCTTGAAAGTGACATCCATTCAAAACCTCCAACAGTTATTTACTCATAAATGTGGtgtagaaaagaaaaaaggtCCTTGGTAAACATTCAGAagcattaaattaaaatatagaaaGACAATAAttggaacaaataaaataaaagtaggTAAAATATTCAACTACATGAATAAAACCCCCGCTAAACAAATCTAGCTTCATCATCCTAAAACAGAAGCCATAAAGATGACTAAAATGCCCAAATAAAAGCTCAAATCAGCAGAAGAGAATGATACATAAATAGAGAACTCACATGATCGTGAATTCGAATCTTCGTGAccatttataaaaagaaaaaagaaggaaCAGATAACAATTGATCAAGACATATCCATGCTCGAAGAAAATGCAACGAATTCCAACCTcaacttttcttttctttttaatgcAGCAAATGAATATACATAACAATCATAAGACTCCTCTCTCAACTCTAGTACATAATTTGGTCCATTTCATGGCGGTCCTtgtactaataataataaacacataATAGTTATATAAACTCTATTGGATATAGATTAAAACAAATCACCTGTTTGAGCTTCATCAGCTTCCTGCTTCGGCGTACAATGCTGTCATCTATCTCATCACCAATGAGGGAAgtcttcatttttcttttaatatataaataggaTAAGAAGTAGAAACCCTCTGAAAAGCTCAAAAAGCATTCTTTGAATAGGGTTTCTAAACTGATGGAACTTGACCACATGGTTCCCACATGCCTGCCTAGAAAAGCTCCTCTGAATTGAACTTGTTCCAAGCCTCCTGTTTtgttattttcataaaaaaaaagatgtgAGAGCTTGTCCATATTTTGAAAACTAAGAGTTTGAATAGGGTTTCTTtgattatttggataaaatgaccaaattgttttatataaataaataaaaaataagggTAATTTGGTTCTGATTTGAATGATTGGATTGATGAGACGGTggtttatttggaaataatctcaaataaatatatttttgtacgAGTATATATCTGGGGAAACACAAAAATAACTGGTTTCCTTGCAATTTGCCAAGATGACGATGCAATCAAAGAAGACTGAGAAAATAAATGAGAGGCCGAAGGAATACATAACATTCAAGAAAGGGAGTTTGTTCACCTTGAGAAGGTCAAAAACCTTTTCAGCGACGTACTTCTGTTGAAGAGTGGCGCCTTTCTGTTGCACCTTATCAGGATGGATGCACAAAGTCGCTTTTCTATATACTTTTTTAACTGACGCGCCCACTATCAAATCGGTCAGAGATACAGGTTGCCAGCCACATTCAGGCCAAAGTACCTGACCATCAGATACCAATAGAAGAAccaaataatcaaaactaaattcaaattcaatttcacAAGGTTGGTTAAACAATTAACCTAGAAAGAAAGTAGTTGATAAGAGACACCTCAAAAGGAAACAAAGGCCTGTTCAAACTGGTATTTTATCACAATCTGCGATAATATCACAAATCATATTGGAAAATCGTCAAAATGAAAAGTGAGTGATTTACGTTTTGCATTTGGCATCATAAGTGTGATTGATTTAGATAAATTGGTAAAAAACAATTAGCTATTTACTTATccactttttatatatatatttttatcattttaaccCTACTATAttgattattgttttgtttCTAAGTTaagaagtgatttttttttattaatgcatATTTTAActccatgaatataaataaacatagcTAATGCACTtgataattaacatatataattaacacaaaagaatattaaaaaagatgaagaaagagTATAGGTCCTTCAATTTGTGACATTTATAGGGAATCAAGGTTTACATGATGCAGaaaacatatgataaacaaatCTTGAACCTGATTAAGTAGAGAGTAAATGTTCTTACAGAAAATAATCAAAGcctagaagaaaaaaaagcaaTGACAAATCTAGCAGATTATCTCAACCAGTAATATCGAGTTCCAGTTTAGGCAAAACATGCACATAATTACCAGCTTTATTTCATGTTGATCATATCTGAAAACTTGCAATGATCTagtgcttgtttgatgtagggttatttgaaaaatcaagattatgaaaataaaatattgtttgatgaaaaagtgggttatttgggttagattactaaaatatatattttgtatctaatatttaaattctataaaaaaaaaaaaataagggtaAATTGgtatttttattgatgatttgattAATGATGGGATGAACGGtgtttataaaaaacaaataacccaAGGTCAAACAAACTCCTAATAAATAGTCTGATTATGATATCgtcaagaaaaaatatatacaaaatgaaGCGAAAAACACTATAATTTGATGATGATCAAGAGAATAATTTGTATACTAAATGAAACAATACAAATTATACTATAATCTGGATCATgatgtaaaatataatttgatcatgattcaaaaatatatattataccaaatgaaaaataaaactttcaattttctaaATTTGACGTTTTAAAATGAGATCGTGATTATGACAAAGGTTGTGACAAAATACTAATTTCCAAACAGGCTCACCGTAATAAATGCTATTACAGAGAATAATCAAATTACAGGATACTAAATCACCtagaataacaaaaataaatacaatgcCGAACCTAGCATAATAACTCAACCTGTAATAACGGTTCCAGTTTAGGAAAAATATGCAGATAATGTCACTCACATATTGTAATGTTGATAAAAGTGCTCTCAGATTTCCTTCTTTCCCTGCAGACCATCGTTTGATTTCGATGTCTAATGTCTCCGCAATTCTCTGAAATGGAAACATCTAATAATAAgacaaataaaacaaacaatacaaaataatgcaatcaaaagaaaaagaaagtgcAAGTATATATATCTGTCAATAATTTATACTACTTGTAATTGATTGCATCATAACTAGTCAGCAAAGGAAGGTTGAGAACCTATATTAATTATAGGCTTTTTAACAGCAGTTATAAGTTTGAGGCATTAATAAGACTATAATATTCCAACACTAAAGCACAAAAAAAAGCCATTCCCAGTTATACAAACATAGAGGTaactctttttcaaaaaaaaaaaatatagaggtAACTCACATGTCTTTCATCTTGTTCATGCTGAGCTTGAAGATCGCGCTGATTCTTTTCAGCAAGTGCTTTAGCCTGAATATCAAATTCACAGTACAAAAAACacatttagaaataaaatagagaatCTTTGGTAATCCCACTTTAGGGTTTGCACCCCTATTTGGGAACACTTCTATTTTTGTTTCTGTATTTGGATTCAAATACTAGGTTAAAAACTAAACTTAGTCAGAAgcatagtttaaattaaaagtgTTTCCAAGCGGGATCTATTCTCAACCCAACTATAATACAGGAAAACTTTACAGTAGAGAACACATACCGCACGCTCTTGGGTCCTCTGATTGCGCTCCAatcttgctcttcttctttcttcggTTTCCCCTTCAACTTCTTGGAAGTCTCCAGATGATGGAGCACCTTCAAAAGCAATGGTATaccatttttttcaatattgatcaaaattgagaaaaatatacatttgttatgtttgccgaaaatcataataatctagaaaataatCTAGATCATggtaagaaaataatttgttcAGTGATTCATAAAAATTCTTAtaccaaactaaaaaataaataaaataattttcaattttagctTTGACATCGTGATTGTGATAGAGGTCATGACAAAATACTAATTTCCAAATAGGCTCCTTACCTCCAAATATTGATGAGAGATCATCAACAATATTGGTAGCTGAAGATGCCTTCCTGATATTGGATGAGGTACTAACAAAGGATGTTGTCTTCCTTGTATCAGGTGCTCCCTTGCTTTGATAAAAGGAATCAACGGGATCCTGAAATAGGAGAAAACCCAGGGGATGTATTATGCATTCTTTGTTTTCAATACAAATCtgtaaaaaacaaaaagataCTGCATACTTGAAAGTACTTAGGTACTCACAGCAGTTGCCCTTGGCCTAGGTGCACTACTAGGACGTGAACCAGCACTAAAGAAGGACTCAAGATCATTGTCATTCTTTTGTTGGCTCATTCTCACAGCAGCAGCTGCTCTATCCCGAGCTTCAACCGCTGCCCTTTGCCGAGCTTCAGCAGCAACCCTTTCTACTGCAGCCCGTTCTGCTTTTGCTGTAGCAGCAGACCTTTCCCTTGCTTCTTTCTCCTTTGCTTCTGCACTCGCCCTATCTCTAGCTTCTGCAGCAGCTTTTTCTGCTCTTCCACGTGCATCTATTGCAGCTCTCTCACGAGCTTCAGCTTGCACTCTCTGAACTGCAGCCCTTTCAGCTTTTAAGCGGGCTTCTGAGGTAGCTCTTTCACGAGCTTCAGCAGCTGCTCTCTCGCGTGCTTCCCTAGTGGCTCTGTCTACAGCTTGTCTCGCTTTGACCCTTTCTCTCTCAACCTCTCTTGCTCTCTCCCTCTCCTCGAGTCTCTTCtgttctctctcttcttcttccttcagaCGCTTTTCATGTTCTAATCTCTCCTGTTCATCTTGCATAAGCAGTTCGTCCTTTTCCTGTTGGGAAGGTTCTTTACTTCTAGAAGTCCTTCCATG is part of the Impatiens glandulifera chromosome 1, dImpGla2.1, whole genome shotgun sequence genome and encodes:
- the LOC124917252 gene encoding uncharacterized protein LOC124917252 — its product is MLENPTETSSNANTTSVKRYAPPNQRNRSLGRRKSGVERFDRINNFHANEGEKSQAGVSRNIPTMDHGDASGSNLVYETPYPRLISLSGCCNSEAYQLLNDRWVAAISSYNDTSVDLADRPVMYSSNTGPPMAQFRLPHQLINPGASSGSQMDFLSELRRAMSNANASSNSF